The Serratia nematodiphila DZ0503SBS1 sequence GGCGTAATGAAATAAACGTTCGCGCTGAGTCACGCTTATTGTGGCGCCCGGCCTGCTGTTTTTTCCCCGGCCGGGCGCAGATGATCCGACGATTAAAAACCCGAGCCGGGCTGCCGTAAAAAGGCCTCTTCTTCCGGCGTGCTGATGCGCCCCAATATTGCGTTGCGATGCGGGTAGCGGCCGAAACGATCGATGATCGCCTTATGCCGTAGCTCGAACTCCAGCTGGTCGCCGTTATTAAGCTCGGTATATAACACCAGCGCCTGCTGGTGGATCAGCGGCGATTCCGAATGCATGAACGGCAGATAAAGGAAGCCGCGCTGCTCACGGCTCAGCCGTTCGCACTCGCCGCTGCGGATCGCCTCCTGCGCCAGGACCAGCGCCATGCCGTCGCAGGCGAACGACTGCGGCGTGCCGCGAAACAGGTTGCGGCTGAACTGATCGAGCACGATCACCTCCGCCAGGCGCCCTTCGATGGTGTCGCGCCAGTGCGCCAGTTCCCCCGCCGCCGCCGCCCGCCAGATTTCGCCGAAGCGGCTATGCAGCAGACGATCGAAATCATCGTCCTTTTTGAACCACATCACCGGTTCGATCTCGTCGAACCAGAACTCGATAACCTGTTTATGCATCATGATCCTCCTCTGTTTTACGCAGTTTATACCCGTTCGCGCTTCCGGCGCAGTGCGAAAGATGGCGGGCATAACCCGTTCTCCCCCCCGGCGTTCTCTGCCATAATAGCCGCACTTTGTCGCTATCATTGCGCACCCTGATTACGGAGTTCCCCTTATGGATCATTGCCATACTTCCGATCTCATCTCCCTGGAGCAAGCGCTGGAAAAAATGCTCGGGCAGATCGCACCGCTGCAACAAACCGAATCCGTCGCGCTGACCGCCGCCGCCGGCCGCATCACCGCCGCGCCGGTGGTCTCACCGCTCGACGTGCCGCCATTCGCCAACTCGGCGATGGACGGTTATGCGGTACGCCTCGCCGATCTGGCGGCCAATGCGCCATTGCCGATCGCCGGGAAAGCCTTCGCCGGCGCGCCGTTCGACGGCCAATGGCCAGCCAACAGCTGCGTGCGCATCATGACCGGCGCGCCGATCCCGGCCGGGGCGGAAGCGGTTGTCATGCAAGAGCAGGCCGAAGTGAGCGACCAGGGCGTGCGTTTTACCGCCCCGGTAGAAGCCGGCCAGAATATCCGTCTGGCGGGTGAAGACATTCGCCAAGGCGCCAGCGTGTTGCCGGCCGGCGTGAGGCTGGGCGCCGCGCAGCTGCCGCTGCTGGCTTCGCTCGGGGTCGCCGAAGTGCAGGTGATGCGTAAGCTGAAGGTCGCGGTGTTCTCCACCGGCGACGAACTGCAGCCGGTCGGCCAGCCGCTGCAGGCAGGCCAGATCTACGACACCAATCGTTTCGCGGTGCGCCTGATGCTGGAGCAGCTGGGCTGTGACGTGCTCGATCTCGGCATTATCCGCGACGATCGCGATGCGCTGCGCGCCGCCTTCGAACAAGCGGATAGCCAGGCCGATGTGGTGATCAGCAGCGGCGGCGTCTCGGTCGGCGAAGCCGACTACACCAAACAGATGCTCGACGAACTGGGCCAGGTCAGCTTCTGGAAGCTGGCGATCAAACCCGGCAAACCGTTCGCCTTCGGCAAACTGGGCCACGCCTGGTTCTGCGGCCTGCCGGGCAACCCGGTTTCCGCCGCCCTGACCTTCTACCAGCTGGTGCAACCGCTGCTGGCGAAGCTGGCCGGCCACAGCGACTGGCGCCTGCCGCCGCGCCTGCGCGCGCGGGCGCTGACGCCGCTGAAGAAATCGCCGGGGCGCCTCGATTTTCAGCGCGGCGTGTTCAGCAGCAACGCCGCGGGCGAACTGGAGGTCAGCACCACCGGCCACCAGGGCTCGCACGTCTTCAGCTCCTACAGCCAGGGCAACTGTTTCATCGTGCTGGAGCGCGAACGCGGTTCGGTGGCGGCGGGTGAAACGGTGGAGATCGAGCCGTTCAACGCCCTGCTGAGGAGCTGAACATGTTGCCGGAATTGACCGACGCCGAAGCGCTGCGCTACAACCGCCAGATCGTCCTGCGCGGCTTTGACTTCGACGGCCAGGAGAAGCTGAAGGCCGCCCGCGTGCTGATCGCCGGGCTGGGCGGGCTGGGCTGCGCCGCCGCGCCTTATCTGGCGGCGGCCGGCGTCGGCCATCTGGTGCTGGTGGATTTCGACACCGTCTCGCTCTCCAATCTGCAGCGCCAGATCCTGCACCGCGACGATCGCATCGGCCAGAGCAAAGTCGCCTCCGCCAGACAGGAGCTGAGCGCCATCAATCCGCATATCCGCATCGATGCCATCGACGGTCGTCTGGAAGATGACGCGGTCGCGGCAGAGATCGCCGCCTGCGATCTGGTGCTGGACTGCACCGACAACGTGGCGGCGCGCGACGCCCTGAACCGCCTGTGCCACGCACAGCGCAAACCGCTGGTTTCCGGCGCGGCGATCCGCATGGAAGGCCAGCTCAGCGTGTTCACCTATCAGCCGGGCGAGCCCTGCTACCGCTGCCTGAGCCGGCTGTTCGGCGACAGCGCCCTCACCTGCGTCGAAGCGGGCGTGATGGCGCCGCTGGTCGGCACTATCGGCACCCTGCAGGCGATGGAAGCCATCAAGCTGCTAGCCGAGTATGGTCAGCCATTGCGCGGCAAGCTGTTGATGTTCGATGCGATGAGCCTGCAGTTCCGCGAGATGAAACTACCGAAGGATCCGCACTGCGAGGTGTGCGGCGGGGAATGACGGATAAAAAAAGGGCGGGATAATTCCCGCCCTGATGCGTTGCCGCGAGGGTTACACGATACCCTGGCTGCGCAGATAGTCTTCGTAGTTGCCGGTAAAGTCGATCACCTTGTTCGGGGTGATTTCCAGAATGCGCGTCGCCAGCGAGCTGACGAACTCACGGTCGTGGGAGACGAAGATCAGCGTGCCTTCGTACATCTCCAGCGCCATGTTCAGCGATTCGATGGATTCCATATCCAGGTGGTTGGTCGGTTCGTCCATCACCAGAATATTCGGGCGTTGCATCATCAGCTTGCCGAACAGCATGCGGCCCTTCTCGCCACCGGACAGCACCTTCACTTTCTTCTTGATGTCGTCCTGGCTGAACAGCAGACGGCCCAGCACGCTGCGCACCGCCTGCTCGTCGTCTTTTTCCTGCTTCCACTGGCTCATCCAGTCGAACACGCTCAGGGTGTCGTCGAACTCGTATTCGTGATCCTGCGCGTAGTAACCGATACGGGCATTTTCTGACCACTTGACGGTGCCGCTGTCCGGCTGCGCGTCGCCCACCAGCGTTTTCAGCAGGGTGGTTTTACCGATGCCGTTGGCGCCCAGCACCGCGACCTTCTCGCCCACTTCCACCATCAGGTTCAGCTTGCTGAACAGCGGGCCCTCATCGAAGCCCTTGGTGAGCGCTTCCACTTCCAGCGCGTTACGGAACAGCTTCTTATCCTGTTCGAAACGGATGAACGGGTTCTGGCGGCTGGAGGCTTTCACCTCTTCCAGCTGGATCTTGTCGATCTGGCGGGCACGTGAGGTGGCCTGCTTGGATTTGGAGGCGTTGGCGCTGAAGCGGCTGACGAACGATTGCAGCTCATTGATCTGCGCCTTCTTCTTGGCGTTGTCCGCCAGCAGACGCTCGCGCGCCTGGGTGGCGGCGGTCATGTATTCGTCGTAGTTACCCGGGTAAACGCGCAGTTCGCCGTAGTCCAGATCCGCCATGTGGGTGCAGACCATGTTCAGGAAGTGACGGTCGTGCGAGATGATGATCATGGTGCTGTTGCGCTCGTTGAGCACGTTTTCCAGCCAGCGAATGGTGTCGATGTCCAGGTTGTTGGTCGGTTCGTCGAGCAGCAGGATTTCCGGATCGGAGAACAGCGCCTGCGCCAGCAACACGCGCAGCTTCCAGCCCGGCGCGATTTCGCTCATCGGACCGTAGTGCTGCTCAACCGGAATACCCACGCCGAGCAACAGTTCGCCGGCGCGCGCTTCGGCGCTGTAGCCGTCCAT is a genomic window containing:
- a CDS encoding DUF924 family protein, with product MHKQVIEFWFDEIEPVMWFKKDDDFDRLLHSRFGEIWRAAAAGELAHWRDTIEGRLAEVIVLDQFSRNLFRGTPQSFACDGMALVLAQEAIRSGECERLSREQRGFLYLPFMHSESPLIHQQALVLYTELNNGDQLEFELRHKAIIDRFGRYPHRNAILGRISTPEEEAFLRQPGSGF
- the moeA gene encoding molybdopterin molybdotransferase MoeA → MDHCHTSDLISLEQALEKMLGQIAPLQQTESVALTAAAGRITAAPVVSPLDVPPFANSAMDGYAVRLADLAANAPLPIAGKAFAGAPFDGQWPANSCVRIMTGAPIPAGAEAVVMQEQAEVSDQGVRFTAPVEAGQNIRLAGEDIRQGASVLPAGVRLGAAQLPLLASLGVAEVQVMRKLKVAVFSTGDELQPVGQPLQAGQIYDTNRFAVRLMLEQLGCDVLDLGIIRDDRDALRAAFEQADSQADVVISSGGVSVGEADYTKQMLDELGQVSFWKLAIKPGKPFAFGKLGHAWFCGLPGNPVSAALTFYQLVQPLLAKLAGHSDWRLPPRLRARALTPLKKSPGRLDFQRGVFSSNAAGELEVSTTGHQGSHVFSSYSQGNCFIVLERERGSVAAGETVEIEPFNALLRS
- the moeB gene encoding molybdopterin-synthase adenylyltransferase MoeB; this encodes MLPELTDAEALRYNRQIVLRGFDFDGQEKLKAARVLIAGLGGLGCAAAPYLAAAGVGHLVLVDFDTVSLSNLQRQILHRDDRIGQSKVASARQELSAINPHIRIDAIDGRLEDDAVAAEIAACDLVLDCTDNVAARDALNRLCHAQRKPLVSGAAIRMEGQLSVFTYQPGEPCYRCLSRLFGDSALTCVEAGVMAPLVGTIGTLQAMEAIKLLAEYGQPLRGKLLMFDAMSLQFREMKLPKDPHCEVCGGE
- a CDS encoding ABC-F family ATPase, with amino-acid sequence MLSTNNITMQFGSKPLFENISVKFGGGNRYGLIGANGCGKSTFMKILGGDLAPSGGNVFLDPNERLGKLRQDQFAFEQYSVLDTVIMGHTELWAVKEERDRIYALAEMSEEDGYKVADLEVAYGEMDGYSAEARAGELLLGVGIPVEQHYGPMSEIAPGWKLRVLLAQALFSDPEILLLDEPTNNLDIDTIRWLENVLNERNSTMIIISHDRHFLNMVCTHMADLDYGELRVYPGNYDEYMTAATQARERLLADNAKKKAQINELQSFVSRFSANASKSKQATSRARQIDKIQLEEVKASSRQNPFIRFEQDKKLFRNALEVEALTKGFDEGPLFSKLNLMVEVGEKVAVLGANGIGKTTLLKTLVGDAQPDSGTVKWSENARIGYYAQDHEYEFDDTLSVFDWMSQWKQEKDDEQAVRSVLGRLLFSQDDIKKKVKVLSGGEKGRMLFGKLMMQRPNILVMDEPTNHLDMESIESLNMALEMYEGTLIFVSHDREFVSSLATRILEITPNKVIDFTGNYEDYLRSQGIV